One segment of Plasmodium vivax chromosome 14, whole genome shotgun sequence DNA contains the following:
- a CDS encoding hypothetical protein, conserved (encoded by transcript PVX_101145A) gives MWEYPFGQQINARGEEDYAKCITPVDLRDHYKSYKHSSSSKQVKQVVRRNAKQVRDVVLTSWLPQRMDPHISSKNANFYLNTPKGGRNAILYVDFVYTQLIRHTYVLLHSLNVSKRKGKKFNFSKIFTYKYNYKPCEEHQVGKYLDHYNISSDLAGGAHFFTYSWAGKKKKKKKRETGKEIGEETEADAETDAETAQRGSKANFNMCIYLPTEKEVDILFIVQKLHKYFHFNLYVPITTEENSLFFFPFDLHNNLLVKHRFGIFVPYLYLHHCAEGGTNRGSSLHLNLSPSNLVTDTLYDFSFTERENIFFIPLLAYNNYGARVGSGKGYYDRALRQGGEEEEKKNVKVSLSLEVLLYEIDFLEPTDILLDYVVNERGVYHFVS, from the coding sequence ATGTGGGAATACCCATTTGGCCAACAGATAAACgcgcggggggaagaagactACGCAAAGTGCATCACCCCCGTGGACTTAAGGGACCACTACAAGAGCTACAAACACAGCAGTAGCAGCAAACAAGTGAAGCAGGTTGTCCGGAGAAATGCCAAGCAGGTGCGCGACGTGGTCCTGACCAGTTGGCTGCCCCAGCGGATGGACCCGCATATAAGCAGTAAAAAtgccaatttttatttgaacacccccaaagggggaagaaatgcCATTTTATACGTCGACTTCGTGTACACCCAACTGATAAGACACACGTATGTGTTGTTGCATTCGCTAAATGTAAGCaaaaggaagggaaaaaaatttaactttagcaaaatttttacatacaaatataattataagcCGTGTGAGGAGCACCAAGTCGGCAAGTATTTGGACCACTACAATATAAGCAGTGACCTTGCAGGAGGTGCGCacttttttacatattcctgggcaggaaaaaaaaaaaaaaaaaaaaaaagagaaacagGGAAAGAAATAGGGGAAGAAACCGAAGCAGACGCAGAAACAGACGCAGAAACAGCGCAGCGGGGGAGCAAGGCCAACTTCAACATGTGCATTTATTTACCAACGGAAAAGGAAGTGGACATCTTATTCATCGTCCAAAAGCTGCACAAATATTTTCACTTCAATTTGTACGTCCCAATAACCACCGAGGAAAAcagcttgttttttttcccattcgaTTTACACAATAATTTGCTAGTCAAACACAGGTTTGGAATCTTCGTGCCCTACTTATACCTGCACCACTGTGCTGAAGGGGGGACAAACCGGGGCAGCAGTTTACACCTGAATTTAAGTCCTTCCAATTTGGTCACGGACACACTGTacgatttttcctttacggaaagggaaaatatttttttcattcctctccttgcatataataattatggtGCGCGGGTTGGCAGTGGAAAGGGTTACTACGATAGAGCACTTaggcaagggggggaggaggaggaaaaaaaaaacgtcaaGGTTTCTCTCTCCTTGGAGGTTCTTCTGTACGAAATTGACTTTTTGGAGCCCACGGACATCCTTCTGGATTATGTAGTAAATGAGAGGGGCGTCTACCACTTCGTCTCCTGA
- a CDS encoding kinesin, putative (encoded by transcript PVX_101150A), whose protein sequence is MNKKTVQQKRQSMVKNKSEIYPQKSLNLGQKSKSRGKSMNGKIKVVVRKRPISELEKKRKDNDIITVKDSSTIYIDEPRYKVDLTKYVERHEFIVDKVFDETVDNFTVYINTIKPLIVEIFESNSVCSCFAYGQTGSGKTYTMLGSQPYGQSETPGIFQYAAEDIFSFLSLYDSDNSRGIFISFYEIYCGKLYDLLQKRKMVAALENGKKEVVVKDLKILRVFSKEELIAKMIDGVMLRKIGVNSQNDESSRSHAILNIDLKDIHKNVSLGKIAFIDLAGSERGADTVAQNKQTQTDGANINRSLLALKECIRAMDSDKHHIPFRDSELTKVLRDIFVGKSKSIMIANISPTISCCEQTLNTLRYSSRVKNFKHKMNTPEEEDPNSEKISILESRSGEVNTSGAEGAPIKSNSLMQGGSGGGSGMTSGVVGSLGNPARSGRHLAKNQDGVAANQTKYNSVNDVDKLAQKKKKKKSLLNFKSNNANYDHIGRRQNFMQQSYAFSDTSDFSSLDEMNCNLNKNDKNMFLACRKNAKGGVVKNRSSCDGVSGKAKKADVQVLRHSVGSKLTNFSNERERLKERAFFRGGGAVGGVSGGTVGGSAVGGSSLGGGSLGGCPLGGSNTLGNNHVHIRHANEREKNRESDNIFYDAVSNTSESANRLLQQSAQNTLSGKGKNQSGNHANNPTVGMGHKMSYDCGQPDRSNSFVGIKERATKGTSLFTNCDAERKICVGEESLDQTRSLSTVHLHTKATSFENLPSDVNRAAGEPPLDGGNGDYCDVAILGVHAGGLSAVHSGGGLPNGGNPVRKGSSEFFPPSEGCAQSYGQNYSQNYSQSYSQNYSQSYSQSCSQSGLNQHCGINPSEVVTINDVRAEECPKIGSLEAENIGSQNVEESEFPPGDHLKQFQKNLNSMVDSCLNTLNIANLCEDTQNILNTILLSKYTADKEMLISKYINEDVKNMSLEKLDKYAQVIYEKRKVILSKLLLLFKKNVDVQTNNETSDLKKDLVMCHICSNNPDDRFHFYAYSRLEKDMINLITLRQLWCESENLRQLHQYLMVEYQNKSANLITFNVFPKKISTSSLNKKYVEDAKGQSDAARSAVGPLQ, encoded by the exons ATGAATAAGAAAACGGTGCAACAGAAGAGGCAGTCCATGGTGAAAAATAAG agcgAGATATACCCGCAGAAGAGCCTGAACCTGGGGCAGAAGTCGAAAAGCAGAGGCAAAAGCATGAATGGGAAAATCAAAGTGGTCGTGAGGAAGAGACCCATCAGtgagttggaaaaaaaaaggaaagacaaCGACATCATAACAGTGAAGGACAGCTCCACCATTTACATAGACGAGCCAAGGTACAAAGTAGACCTCACCAAATATGTAGAGAGGCACGAATTTATCGTCGACAAAGTATTTGACGAAACAGTAGACAATTTTACCGTCTACATAAACACAATCAAGCCGCTAATTGTAGAAATTTTCGAAAGCAATTCTGTCTGTTCTTGTTTTGCTTATGGGCAAACGGGTAGTGGGAAGACCTACACCATGTTAGGTTCCCAACCCTACGGGCAAAGTGAAACGCCAGGCATTTTCCAATACGCGGCAGAAGATATCTTCAGCTTCTTAAGTCTATACGATAGTGATAACAGTAGAGggatttttatttccttttatgaAATTTACTGTGGGAAATTATATGACTTGttacagaaaaggaaaatggtTGCCGCTTtggaaaatgggaagaaagaaGTCGTTGTGAAAgacttaaaaattttaagagtTTTTTCCAAAGAGGAGTTAATTGCTAAGATGATTGATGGGGTTATGTTACGCAAGATAGGAGTCAATTCGCAAAATGATGAGTCCTCCAGATCGCATGCCATTCTTAATATCGATTTGAAGGATATTCATAAGAATGTCTCCCTGGGGAAAATTGCTTTTATAGATTTGGCAGGCAGTGAAAGGGGAGCAGATACAGTCGCTCAGAATAAACAGACGCAAACGGATGGAGCTAATATTAACCGATCGCTGTTAGCTCTGAAGGAATGCATCCGGGCTATGGACTCAGACAAACACCACATTCCGTTTAGAGATTCAGAGCTAACTAAAGTTTTGAGGGATATTTTTGTTGGAAAATCTAAAAGCATCATGATTGCAAATATTTCGCCCACCATTAGCTGCTGCGAGCAGACGCTGAACACGCTCAGGTACTCTTCGCGCGTCAAGAATTTTAAGCATAAGATGAATACCCccgaggaggaggaccccaACAGCGAGAAGATCAGCATCCTCGAGTCGAGAAGCGGCGAGGTGAACACCTCGGGGGCGGAGGGCGCGCCCATCAAGTCGAACTCGCTCATGcagggtggaagcggtgggggaagcggcatgACAAGCGGCGTTGTAGGCAGCCTGGGGAACCCCGCCCGGAGCGGAAGGCACCTCGCGAAAAACCAAGACGGCGTGGCCGCCAACCAAACCAAGTACAACTCAGTCAACGACGTGGATAAGCTGGcgcaaaagaagaagaagaaaaagagccTCTTAAATTTCAAAAGCAACAATGCAAATTATGATCACATCGGGAGGAGGCAAAACTTCATGCAGCAGAGCTACGCCTTCTCGGACACGTCCGATTTTTCCTCCCTCGACGAGATGAATTGCAACCTGAATAAGAACGACAAGAATATGTTTCTGGCGTGCAGGAAGAAtgccaaggggggggtggTCAAGAACAGGAGCAGCTGCGACGGGGTGTCCGGCAAAGCGAAGAAGGCAGACGTGCAGGTGTTGCGGCACAGCGTCGGCAGCAAGTTGACCAACTTCTCGAACGAGCGGGAGCGCCTGAAGGAGCGGGCTTTCTTCCGCGGCGGTGGCGCGGttggcggggttagcggtggCACAGTCGGCGGTAGCGCTGTCGGTGGTAGCTCCCTCGGCGGTGGCTCTCTCGGTGGTTGCCCCCTCGGCGGCAGCAACACCTTGGGGAACAACCACGTGCACATCCGGCACGCCAACGAACGGGAGAAGAACCGAGAAAGCGACAACATATTTTACGATGCCGTCTCCAACACGTCCGAGAGCGCCAACCGGCTGCTTCAGCAGAGTGCGCAGAATACGCTGAgcgggaaggggaagaaccaaAGCGGCAATCATGCAAATAACCCCACCGTAGGAATGGGCCACAAGATGAGTTACGATTGCGGCCAACCTGACAGGAGCAACTCCTTCGTCGGCATAAAGGAGAGAGCCACGAAAGGAACCAGCCTCTTTACCAATTGTGATGCAGAGAGGAAGATCTGCGTAGGGGAGGAAAGCCTAGACCAAACAAGAAGCCTTTCGACGGTGCATCTACACACTAAAGCAACTTCGTTTGAAAATTTGCCAAGTGATGTGAACCGTGCTGCAGGTGAACCCCCACTTGATGGCGGCAACGGTGATTATTGCGACGTGGCCATCCTCGGTGTGCACGCCGGTGGGTTGTCTGCCGTGCACTCGGGTGGGGGTCTGCCCAACGGTGGCAACCCTGTGCGGAAGGGCTCCAGCGAATTCTTTCCCCCCAGTGAAGGTTGCGCCCAAAGTTACGGTCAAAATTACTCCCAAAATTACAGCCAAAGTTACAGCCAAAATTACTCCCAAAGTTACTCCCAAAGTTGCAGCCAAAGCGGCCTCAACCAACATTGCGGGATCAACCCCAGCGAAGTGGTCACCATTAACGACGTGCGCGCTGAGGAGTGCCCCAAGATTGGCTCACTCGAGGCAGAAAATATTGGCAGCCAAAACGTCGAGGAGAGTGAATTCCCCCCTGGAGATCACTTAAAGCAGTTTCAAAAAAACCTAAACAGCATGGTGGACAGTTGCCTGAACACTCTAAATATAGCCAACCTGTGCGAAGACACGCAAAATATACTTAACACCATTTTGCTCTCCAAATACACAGCAGATAAAGAAATGCTAATAAGCAAATACATCAACGAGGATGTAAAAAACATGAGCTTGGAAAAGCTAGACAAGTATGCTCAGGTAATTTATGAAAAGAGGAAGGTCATCCTGAGTAAGCTCCTTCTACTGTTTAAAAAGAACGTAGATGTACAGACGAACAACGAAACGAGTGACTTAAAGAAAGATCTGGTCATGTGCCATATATGTAGTAATAACCCAGATGACcggtttcatttttatgcctACAGCAGACTAGAAAAGGATatgataaatttaataactCTTCGGCAACTGTGGTGTGAAAGTGAGAATTTGAGGCAACTGCATCAGTACCTGATGGTTGAATATCAAAACAAGTCGGCCAATTTAATTACCTTTAATGTTTTCCCGAAGAAAATTAGCACCAGCTCGCTGAACAAGAAGTACGTGGAGGATGCCAAGGGCCAGTCGGACGCAGCGAGGTCGGCCGTGGGTCCCCTGCAGTAG
- a CDS encoding hypothetical protein, conserved (encoded by transcript PVX_101155A): MRRTRRLTLWRVLGRSFTTDGGGEYKRGNAFEMWRYQGSQTYQAELSFHSSFKTGEDKELLLSTRVSKYKNVKRANIKFIFLFLTFSNPCCNHFICKTNPSNGIPTQVLAKLNYLLLIKKILSSDSTQNRFLRFLYTNYVLPRRGRNGVPLDEEATDKTYIGASPDGYPSPFGMTLHERDHTQRSSQDGKSHPGEHTNWVDPPRGVANFRLNEIRQLFQRGEYEIVIHSNISNRLLKHIYVDDLDGHIKAQINYLNMFFNQVPEKTTLLQLYSFVEHFLGQLGNHTNEFLFFLDRLADKLLPKMNLVDVAFIFHMHIKLNYYNHLFLFMLVRRMQLFFLSLLAFPEGHAELANPYRRKIKYHQKSLVIFFHSLTNYFFYLNQMEGGTRYKDKQMHIKRFLYGKLGALHMLQNLQRNYLSYSLLDYTLVFSSLHKLGVQNELLRLVLLDYIDRMGSFLPTNGNSQKGRLSPLTTALSGGNLHLYASLLSTFTKCFTSYQYGRDEYQKVMRVLLILFENALWVIAKLFVSQGKSLLCPGSGHQMGGLRQPLVGSGSPVGESHSRVDASQEDSHNRCVDAQDGEGDPPGGGYADGEPTYFSFIKVLQLERRKGKAGNMGETPSREPFDKNSVPGGGGDSPYGPFHQTEVQTDRHCKSVYHVENVRGNIKFVVNCLNSTYKLVNHFIGIFQIQEHSRERSRERSRERSEERSEERSREHCQSHHKSHCKSHREKFNRILLYNFANKLIYAKQRVSRSGGYLENLHSRTVHGSRVFDYREGGVHINRLFMCAYLQSFLLCDLVNVYISGMVDRLHAGMPPTNDPPIEETSFSQLAANTLGAIQNLKLLRYDIFSNIAYILRREYFKLDVVNAGNIIHSFASVKLRDVQVIELLTNQLVSHANEKMGSDHQIGEQTLSNVSISLLKLDLPSEKFNEIIFRNYKKVQSVHSLINITLYLCYYNFMRPFLRQNNFTHLLEHVNVEDMGKLTVQNQTQLRLIALLILHVHHYSVREPHKWGDPMGTSSGKISTHLSALRDVVLPPQKGDPTASNQREGQTAEEIYKLAHMGGGRQRGAFPPSDCTHADSSSINMFEILAYKRMNNPPGETHLLLSESDYLSLHHIAAFPFSAPPVETTSSLHDEIYDVVASLGVPRRLAKELPHYPYCVDIVLA; encoded by the coding sequence ATGCGAAGAACGCGCCGCCTAACCTTATGGAGGGTGCTCGGGAGGAGCTTCACGACggacggggggggagagtacaaaagggggaacgcCTTCGAAATGTGGAGGTACCAAGGCTCACAAACGTACCAAGCCGAGTTATCATTTCACAGCAGCTTTAAAACTGGTGAAGATAAAGAACTGCTCCTAAGCACAAGGGTGAGCAAATATAAGAACGTAAAACGTGCCAACatcaaatttatatttttgtttctaACGTTTAGCAATCCATGCTGCAaccattttatttgtaaaacGAACCCGAGCAATGGAATCCCCACACAGGTGCTAGCCAAACTGAACTACCTCCTCTTGATAAAGAAGATACTCTCAAGTGATTCTACACAGAATAGGTTCCTACGTTTTCTCTACACGAATTATGTGCTTCCCAGGAGGGGCAGAAATGGAGTCCCACTTGATGAGGAGGCGACGGATAAGACATACATTGGTGCTTCCCCCGATGGGTACCCATCCCCCTTTGGCATGACACTTCACGAAAGGGACCATACTCAGAGGAGTTCACAGGATGGAAAATCCCACCCAGGGGAACACACCAACTGGGTTGACCCCCCCCGAGGCGTGGCCAACTTCCGCCTGAACGAAATAAGGCAGCtattccaaaggggggaatacGAAATTGTCATACACAGTAACATCAGCAATAGGCTGCTAAAGCACATTTATGTGGACGACCTAGATGGGCATATAAAGGCGCAGATCAACTACCTTAACATGTTTTTCAACCAAGTGCCGGAAAAAACGACGCTCCTTCAACTGTACTCCTTTGTGGAGCACTTCTTAGGCCAACTGGGCAACCATACAAAcgagtttttatttttcctagaCAGACTAGCCGATAAGCTGTTACCCAAAATGAACTTGGTAGATGTAGCCTTCATCTTCCACATGCacataaaattgaattaCTATAATCATTTGTTTCTATTCATGTTGGTGCGAAGAATGCagctttttttcctttccctgtTGGCCTTTCCAGAGGGGCATGCAGAGCTAGCGAATCCGTACAggcgaaaaataaagtacCACCAGAAATCCTTGGTCATCTTTTTTCACTCCctaacaaattattttttttaccttaaccAGATGGAAGGGGGGACCAGGTACAAGGACAAACAGATGCACATCAAACGTTTCCTCTATGGCAAACTGGGGGCACTCCACATGCTGCAAAACTTGCAGCGAAATTACCTATCGTATTCTTTGCTGGACTACACCTTGGTATTTTCCTCCCTCCACAAGCTGGGCGTACAGAATGAGCTACTCAGGTTGGTCCTACTTGACTATATAGATAGAATGGGATCATTTCTTCCGACAAATGGCAActcccaaaagggaagactCAGCCCCTTAACCACCGCCCTCAGTGGGGGCAACCTGCATCTGTATGCCTCCCTTTTGAGCACCTTTACAAAGTGTTTCACGTCGTATCAGTACGGAAGGGATGAATACCAGAAGGTCATGCGGGTGTTACTTATCCTGTTTGAAAATGCCCTCTGGGTTATCGCAAAACTGTTCGTCAGTCAGGGGAAGAGTTTGCTCTGCCCGGGGAGTGGCCACCAAATGGGCGGGTTGAGACAGCCGTTAGTAGGAAGCGGCTCACCTGTGGGGGAATCTCACTCGCGAGTAGATGCATCTCAAGAAGATTCACATAACAGATGCGTCGATGCACAGGACGGTgagggggacccccccggggggggatACGCAGATGGAGAACCCAcctatttttccttcatcaAGGTGCTGCAGCTGGAGAGGAGAAAAGGCAAAGCGGGTAACATGGGGGAAACCCCCTCAAGAGAGCCATTCGACAAAAATAGCGTGCCAGGCGGAGGAGGGGACTCCCCATATGGACCTTTCCACCAAACGGAAGTCCAAACAGATAGGCACTGCAAATCCGTGTACCATGTGGAGAACGTCCGAGGGAACATCAAGTTCGTCGTTAATTGTCTCAACTCCACCTACAAACTGGTTAACCACTTTATTGGAATTTTTCAAATCCAGGAGCACAGCAGGGAACGCAGCAGGGAACGCAGCAGGGAACGCAGCGAAGAACGCAGCGAAGAACGGAGCAGGGAACACTGCCAATCACACCACAAATCACACTGCAAATCACACCGCGAAAAATTCAATCGGATTCTCCTGTACAACTTTGCCAATAAACTCATTTACGCAAAACAAAGGGTCAGCCGCTCTGGAGGCTATTTAGAGAATCTCCACAGCCGCACTGTGCATGGCAGCAGAGTCTTTGACTACCGCGAGGGGGGGGTACACATAAACCGGCTGTTTATGTGCGCCTACTTGCAGAGCTTCCTCCTCTGCGATTTGGTTAATGTGTATATTAGTGGAATGGTCGATAGGTTACATGCGGGGATGCCACCAACAAATGATCCACCCATCGAGGAGACGTCCTTCTCCCAGCTGGCCGCCAACACCCTGGGGGCCATCCAAAATTTGAAGCTGCTACGGTACGATATCTTTTCCAACATCGCGTATATCCTCAGAAGGGAATACTTCAAACTGGACGTGGTAAACGCAGGAAATATCATCCACTCGTTCGCCTCCGTCAAGCTGAGGGATGTGCAGGTAATAGAGCTTCTGACCAACCAGTTGGTATCTCACGCGAATGAGAAGATGGGGAGCGACCACCAGATAGGTGAACAGACACTCAGCAATGTCTCCATCTCGCTATTAAAACTCGATTTGCCGAGCGAAAAATTTaacgaaattatttttcgaaattataaaaaggtCCAGTCTGTACACTCTCTCATAAATATAACCCTCTACTTATGCTACTACAATTTTATGCGTCCATTTTTGcggcaaaataattttacccACCTTCTTGAGCATGTGAATGTAGAAGATATGGGCAAGCTGACCGTCCAAAACCAGACGCAGTTACGACTCATCGCTCTTTTAATTCTGCATGTTCATCATTATTCAGTTCGGGAGCCCCACAAGTGGGGGGACCCCATGGGGACCTCCTCTGGAAAAATTTCCACCCATTTGAGTGCACTTCGAGACGTTGTTctacccccccaaaagggggacccAACTGCAAGTAACCAACGTGAAGGTCAAACCGCAGAGGAGATTTACAAACTGGCACACatgggagggggaagacaAAGAGGCGCCTTTCCTCCGTCAGACTGCACACATGCGGACTCCTCATCGATAAACATGTTCGAAATTTTGGCGTACAAACGTATGAATAACCCTCCGGGGGAGACCCACCTGCTGTTAAGTGAGAGCGACTACTTAAGCCTCCATCACATCGCggcctttcccttttccgcaCCCCCCGTTGAGACGACCTCCAGCTTGCACGACGAGATATACGACGTGGTGGCGTCGCTGGGTGTTCCACGTCGGCTGGCGAAGGAGTTGCCACACTACCCCTACTGCGTCGATATAGTGCTCGCCTAG
- a CDS encoding ubiquitin-conjugating enzyme E2, putative (encoded by transcript PVX_101160A), which translates to MSNEGGKKLKPFELVLQKELLDLDPIDGVQLHQVDEHSLKEIALSVTPKESYFRGKTVSFVILFKDTYPIAPPKITCQSKIFHPNIDERGNVCLNVLKLDWNPIINLQMLILGLLLLLNVQMNHVVNPIEGDTQEFCPHKREAHLI; encoded by the exons ATGAGCAACGAGGGTGGGAAGAAGTTGAAGCCCTTCGAGTTAGTGCTCCAGAAAG AACTGCTGGACCTGGACCCCATTGACGGCGTGCAGCTGCACCAAGTTGACGAACACAGTTTGAAGGAAATCGCCTTATCGGTGACGCCCAAGGAGAGTTACTTCAGAGGGAAGACGGTCAGCTTCGTCATCCTGTTCAAGGACACCTACCCCATCGCGCCGCCCAAAATAACATGCCAGAGCAAG ATATTCCACCCCAACATTGACGAGCGAGGGAACGTCTGCTTGAACGTCCTAAAGCTCGATTGGAACCCCATCATCAATTTGCAGATGCTGATTCTGGGCCTGCTGCTCCTGCTGAATGTACAGATGAACCATGTGGTGAACCCCATTGAGGGGGACACCCAGGAGTTCTGCCCCCATAAGAGAGAAGCGCATCTGATTTGA
- a CDS encoding 50S ribosomal protein L3, putative (encoded by transcript PVX_101165A), which produces MIPIMRVRGRPTLADRSTVCAVARRSFYASKWVRRLQLLNEKYNYKINAEEQAEYEEKKEDDKIEKVYPLWNSRRTGLLAYKVGCMSIWDVWGVKHAVTVAKINHCYVLNQKNITKNGYEALEIGIGNMNVVKQSKNNIGNYIKRKLGFIHKIKEFKCTSDCFLPVQHKFSARHFSPGQNLFISSTIKSKGFCGAMKKWNFSGKNASHGTESKAHRSLGSVSMGKTVNIVFRNKKMNTHIGEKTLVKCSNNKLFRINSLQNLLFIKGPIGGYKNKIIKISDAKGRAFNKFKDKIYLYYPTFIYKKNRKYKNVIDMPHSLQDPFLYNEIPLYEPTNK; this is translated from the coding sequence ATGATCCCCATTATGCGTGTACGGGGGAGACCCACGTTGGCAGACCGCAGCACCGTGTGCGCCGTAGCGCGGAGAAGCTTTTACGCCTCAAAATGGGTAAGGCGGTTACAACTGCTAAACGAAAAATacaattacaaaataaatgcagaGGAACAAGCAGAGTacgaagagaaaaaagaagacgaTAAGATTGAAAAGGTTTACCCGTTGTGGAACAGCAGGAGGACAGGGCTGCTGGCGTACAAAGTGGGGTGTATGAGCATATGGGATGTGTGGGGAGTGAAGCACGCAGTGACGGTTGCCAAAATAAACCACTGCTACGTTTtgaatcaaaaaaatataacaaaaaatgggtacGAAGCGCTGGAAATAGGAATAGGCAACATGAATGTTGTTAAGCagagtaaaaataatattggcaattatataaaaaggaagctGGGGTTTattcacaaaataaaagaattcAAATGTACCAGTGATTGCTTTCTCCCTGTACAGCACAAATTTTCTGCAAGGCATTTTTCCCCAGGCCAAAATCTGTTCATCAGCTCTACTATAAAGAGTAAAGGTTTTTGTGGGGCCATGAAAAAGTGGAATTTTAGCGGCAAAAATGCCTCCCATGGAACGGAGAGTAAAGCACATAGAAGCTTAGGTAGTGTCTCCATGGGGAAAACAGTTAACATTGTCTttaggaataaaaaaatgaatacccATATAGGGGAGAAGACCCTCGTCAAATGTAGCAACAACAAACTCTTTAGAATCAACAGCTTGCAAAATCTGCTCTTCATTAAGGGACCCATTGGTGgctacaaaaataaaattattaaaatttcgGACGCCAAGGGGAGGGcctttaacaaatttaaggACAAAATCTACCTCTACTATCCCACCTTTATATATAAGAAGAACAGGAAGTACAAGAACGTCATTGACATGCCCCACAGCTTGCAGGACCCCTTCCTCTACAACGAGATTCCGCTCTACGAGCCGACCAACAAGTAG
- a CDS encoding hypothetical protein, conserved (encoded by transcript PVX_101170A) produces MKEGKQKVAVNHGDSKNNKRPRERKRNSADNNDQHNELLKYKQSFYIIRKTINLIKNHYSNKINKADSLRERERKHLAHLKRENVILEDKCTFYAEHVEELKKIYTEQIKLKNSKIENLQDELDQMRKATESEVESNSTRILKLREDQIERLSQQLDSINGLYHKQVDSNKKLMKEIEELNKSILYLNNKIQEEKNNRDNVRRRLKYYKRYTKNKKRFKLNFDVLIDDEESARREEEGDICVSVLCHLKTELDMIDEENKKKTEKRGPNHGDKNWNKNRNKYIDKERIKIESNNNNFF; encoded by the exons ATGaaagagggaaaacaaaaagttgCAGTCAACCATGGTGATTCCAAGA ATAACAAACGGCCccgggaaagaaaaagaaattcagCGGACAACAAT GACCAGCATAATGAGCTACTAAAATATAAGCAGAGCTTTTACATAATCAGGAAAACGATCAACCTTATAAAGAAT CACTACAGCAACAAAATCAACAAGGCAGACAGCCTGCGGGAGAGGGAGCGGAAGCACCTGGCCCACCTGAAGCGGGAAAACGTCATTCTGGAAGATAAG tgcACCTTTTACGCTGAACATGTAgaggagctgaagaagatATACACAG AGCAGATAAAACTTAAGAACAGCAAAATAGAAAATCTGCAAGATGAGTTAGATCAAATG AGAAAAGCGACGGAGAGTGAAGTCGAGTCCAACAGCACGC GAATACTTAAACTGCGGGAGGACCAAATAGAGAGGCTGTCGCAGCAGCTGGACTCCATCAACGGCTTGTACCACAAG CAAGTCGACAGTAACAAAAAACTGATGAAGGAGATAGAAGAGCTGAACAAAAGC ATTCTGTACCtcaataataaaatacaggaagaaaaaaataaccggGATAACGTGAGGAGGAGGCTCAAA TACTACAAAAGATACACCAAAAATAAGAAGCGGTTCAAACTGAACTTCGACGTGCTGATTGATGACGAAGAGAGTGCACGAAgggaggaagagggggaCATTTGTGTATCCGTTCTTTGCCACCTGAAAACCGAACTAGACATGATAGATgaggagaataaaaaaaaaacagaaaaaaggggacccaATCATGGGGACAAAAATTGGAATAAAAACAGAAACAAATACATCGATAAGGagagaataaaaattgagagcaataataataattttttttaa